A single Apostichopus japonicus isolate 1M-3 chromosome 11, ASM3797524v1, whole genome shotgun sequence DNA region contains:
- the LOC139975895 gene encoding phosphoinositide 3-kinase regulatory subunit 4-like has translation MGNQLTGIAPSQILPVEHYLTDVSDYEFDSSLGSTRFFKVAKAKFKEGHSVVKVFVIHDPSFPLKQYKWQLEEIKEKLCQASNCLPFMRSTLSDKSALLFRQYVRNNLYDRISTRPFLIEIEKKWIAFQLLCALNQAHRVKVCHGDIKSENVMVTGWNWVLLTDFASYKPTYLPDDNPADFSFFFDTSRRRTCYIAPERFVEISNSKQNEFTNSQEMDGLPGASSIKSGELTPSMDIFSAGCVIAELFTEGHAPFDLSQLLSYCTQGSDSYVPDANLKKIEDDNIRDLVTHMLQKDPSKRLSAESYLQKWRGTAFPEFFYKYLKIYIGKFSETPIYPADEKISVLVKDLRNILENLCPKKDEESTPSRDRSNGVVIILSLVTSCLRTLKFCVSKIASLKILLALSRHLPDDLILDRVIPYILFFMNDPFPRVRAEAMRVLTITLSLVETVPRSDANIFPEYILPAIAHVAQDEITLVKVAYAEHVATLAEIALRFLEMIQLDPSHPQNGETDGTQESYVQYQASYEDELQNLHTMIQQRVVVLLSDPENIVKQTLLENGITKLCVFFGKQKANDILLSHMITFLNDKDDWQLRGAFFDTLVGVAAYVGWQSSNILKPLLGQGLRDNEEYVICKAASALTALIQLELLQKPVILELAKDCISCLCHPNLWVRQSVAGVVGAMASTFNIADIHCNLIALVKPYINKQIIQMNKVPLLLSVLKKPVSRQVFDYILKSALVRPFFKVLQQRQSARGLARHGQPPDYTDPTDAVLAQMLRKLISQGMTEEDEDKLIQLEELIVKQHDTRACSSDMTPSSPDAPFQPGSINLFNMRYIKQNHAALGKPHDAKQENREKSQYRKSSKIKGPSDSSNVNEEWKAMFGDSQARLAPPSQKAVLAQQQAQQSQQSVTFPVQPGQDALSTIQNSQQVKNSSTSHPKPPQAVPQEPPPLPKRPPNMKKPAQPETEGASQPRREDDRSNASPSQDGAKRGEPENDSKEGTSSATPQGISEATPAGKMFPEGSRQVSRDGVSKERASGISTNQGSISMSQLQAAAEGIPIKKVPSSTENKPLPTQIRFSHCKQDLRRLVAKKRAQHLEDFTRISSIAKVAQQKIVPDVNWKPKGQLIAHLHEHKAAINRIQVSSEHGYFATSSDDGTVKIWDCGKLMGKAFVHRSKATYNRQAGRIQALCFCQASTRVVSCSDDGSIHVFSFDQTSMTTDSRHNLNVSEEGTVVDITHFDTGSQSVVAFATTQGFLIGKDLRAPNEAWRLKNEPKHGLITAFVMDPGQSWMAIGTSNGVHMGWDLRFQLPITTHHHPAGSRVRRMIQHPAKPSWIISAVQGNNEVSMWDMETGARQLTLWASAAPALSETQASSHSVYAIATVPSKDLHPCLLTTGSDQRIRYWNLGVPELSGVIMGSVNDSPAQPQAQYIKRIIDGTEVIIETPSSTKVPSGSGGSTPGGEMSQRYMDQIPAGHQDIVTDIAIFKSVANAEAVVTSSRDGVLKIWK, from the exons ATGGGAAATCAGTTGACAGGTATCGCTCCCTCTCAGATCCTTCCAGTCGAGCATTATCTCACAGATGTGTCTGATTATGAGTTTGACAGCAGTTTGGGAAGCACCAGGTTTTTCAAAGTCGCCAAAGCTAAATTCAA AGAAGGCCACTCTGTGGTAAAGGTGTTTGTCATCCACGACCCTTCATTCCCTTTGAAACAGTACAAGTGGCAGCTTGAAGAAATTAAGGAGAAGTTATGTCAGGCATCCAACTGTCTGCCATTTATGAGAAGCACA TTGTCAGATAAGTCTGCTCTTCTGTTCCGGCAATACGTTCGGAATAATCTCTACGATCGGATCAGCACCAGACCATTCCTGATAGAGATTGAGAAGAAGTGGATCGCATTTCAACTGCTTTGTGCTTTAAATCAAGCCCACAGAGTAAAG GTTTGTCATGGTGACATCAAGAGTGAAAATGTGATGGTGACCGGTTGGAACTGGGTTCTTCTAACCGACTTTGCTAGTTATAAACCAACTTATCTTCCTGAT GACAACCCCGCGGATTTTTCGTTTTTCTTTGACACTTCACGACGACGTACCTGCTACATCGCGCCAGAGAGGTTTGTAGAGATCAGCAACAGCAAACAGAATGAATTTACAAACTCTCAGGAGATGGACGGGCTTCCTGGAGCAAGCTCCATCAAGAGTGGCGAATTGACTCCATCCATGGACATTTTCTCCGCTGG ATGTGTGATTGCGGAGTTATTTACAGAAGGTCACGCTCCGTTTGACCTTTCGCAGCTGTTATCTTACTGCACCCAGGGATCGGACAGTTATGTCCCCGATGCTAACCTGAAGAAGATCGAAGACGACAATATCAGG GATCTTGTGACACACATGCTCCAGAAAGACCCTTCAAAGAGGTTGTCAGCCGAGAGTTATCTACAAAAGTGGAGAGGAACAGCCTTCCCAGAATTCTTTTACAAGTATCTCAAAATCTACATTGGGAAATTTTCCGAAACTCCAATCTACCCGGCCGATGAGAAAATATCTGT ATTGGTCAAGGACCTTAGGAACATTCTGGAAAACCTCTGTCCAAAGAAAGATGAGGAGAGCACTCCATCAAGAGACAGGAGTAATGGTGTGGTTATCATCCTCTCCTTAGTGACATCTTGTTTAAGGACTTTAAAG TTCTGCGTGTCCAAGATTGCCTCTCTGAAGATTTTGCTAGCCTTATCAAGGCATCTCCCTGATGACCTGATTCTTGACAGAGTCATACCATACATA CTGTTTTTCATGAACGACCCTTTCCCAAGAGTAAGAGCAGAGGCAATGCGAGTCTTGACAATTACCTTATCTCTGGTTGAGACGGTCCCCAGGAG CGATGCAAATATATTTCCAGAATACATCTTGCCAGCAATT GCTCATGTGGCCCAGGATGAAATCACTCTAGTCAAAGTAGCCTACGCGGAGCACGTTGCTACGTTGGCTGAGATCGCCCTTCGCTTCCTGGAAATGATTCAGTTAGATCCAAGCCACCCTCAGAATGGAGAGACCGATGGCACTCAGGAATCCTACGTGCAATATCAG GCCAGTTACGAGGATGAGCTCCAAAACCTTCATACTATGATTCAACAACGGGTGGTCGTTCTCCTCAGTGACCCG GAGAACATTGTGAAACAAACACTCCTCGAGAACGGAATTACCAAACTCTGCGTCTTCTTCGGAAAGCAAAAAGCTAACGACATCCTGCTCTCTCACATGATCACATTCCTGAACGATAAAGACGACTGGCAGCTACGAGGTGCCTTCTTTGACACCCTGGTGGGAGTGGCGGCTTACGTCGGCTGGCAGAGTTCAAACATACTCAAACCTCTCCTTGGACAG GGACTCAGGGATAACGAGGAGTACGTTATATGCAAGGCCGCCTCTGCTCTGACTGCACTGATTCAGTTAGAGTTACTTCAGAAACCAGTAATCCTGGAGCTTGCCAAAGATTGCATCTCATGTTTATGTCATCCC AATCTATGGGTACGCCAGAGTGTGGCTGGAGTGGTTGGCGCTATGGCCAGTACTTTTAACATTGCTGATATTCATTGTAATCTTATTGCCTTGGTGAAACCTTACATCAACAAACAGATTATTCAAATGAACAAAGTG CCCCTTCTTCTCAGCGTGTTAAAGAAACCCGTCTCTAGACAGGTCTTTGACTACATACTCAAGTCAGCATTGGTTCGACCGTTCTTCAAGGTGCTTCAACAACGGCAGTCGGCTCGCGGCCTGGCACGCCACGGACAGCCGCCCGACTACACGGACCCAACAGATGCCGTTCTCGCACAG ATGCTGAGGAAATTGATATCACAAGGCATGACGGAGGAAGATGAAGATAAACTTATCCAACTAGAGGAATTGATCGTCAAACAGCATGACACCAGGGCATG CTCCAGCGATATGACCCCAAGCAGTCCAGATGCCCCCTTTCAGCCGGGATCTATTAACCTGTTTAACATGAGATACATCAAACAGAATCACGCTGCCCTGGGTAAGCCTCACGATGCTAAACAAGAGAACAGAGAGAAATCACAATATAGGAAATCCAGCAAGATCAAGGGACCGTCGGATTCATCAAATGTT AATGAAGAGTGGAAAGCTATGTTCGGTGATTCTCAGGCCCGATTGGCCCCACCGTCTCAAAAAGCTGTCCTCGCGCAACAACAGGCCCAGCAATCACAGCAAAGTGTCACATTCCCGGTACAACCAGGCCAGGATGCCTTAAGTACCATCCAGAACTCACAGCAGGTCAAAAACTCATCCACATCCCATCCAAAGCCCCCTCAAGCAGTTCCTCAAGAGCCACCGCCTCTTCCGAAAAGACCGCCGAACATGAAGAAGCCTGCCCAACCTGAGACAGAGGGTGCGAGTCAACCCAGGAGGGAAGACGATCGTTCGAACGCATCTCCGTCCCAAGATGGAGCTAAACGGGGAGAACCAGAGAATGACTCCAAGGAGGGTACTTCTTCCGCAACACCCCAAGGTATTTCAGAAGCAACCCCGGCTGGTAAGATGTTTCCTGAGGGCAGTAGACAGGTATCCAGAGACGGTGTGTCGAAAGAGAGGGCTTCAGGGATATCCACCAATCAAGGTTCTATTAGTATGTCACAGCTGCAGGCAGCTGCCGAAGGTATACCTATCAAGAAGGTACCTTCGTCGACAGAGAACAAACCGCTTCCGACTCAGA TACGTTTCTCACATTGCAAGCAAGACCTGCGACGTCTGGTCGCAAAGAAGAGGGCACAACACCTGGAAGATTTTACAAGAATATCTAGTATCGCCAAGGTAGCCCAACAGAAGATAGTACCGGACGTCAACTGGAAGCCAAAGGGTCAGTTGATCGCACACCTGCATGAGCACAAAGCAGCAATCAATAG GATACAGGTGAGCTCCGAGCACGGATATTTTGCCACATCATCTGATGATGGAACTGTCAAAATCTGGGACTGCGGGAAGCTGATGGGGAAGGCCTTTGTCCATCGATCAAAGGCTACTTATAACAGGCAGGCAGGACGGATCCAGGCTTTGTGTTTCTGTCAGGCTTCGACACGGGTGGTGTCCTGTTCAGATGACGGGTCCATACATGTCTTCAG CTTTGACCAGACCAGCATGACGACCGATAGCAGACACAACCTCAACGTCTCGGAGGAAGGGACAGTCGTCGATATAACGCACTTTGACACAG GCTCTCAGTCAGTTGTGGCTTTTGCAACAACACAGGGCTTTCTGATTGGGAAGGACCTAAGAGCACCAAATGAAGCTTGGAGACTTAAGAATGAGCCTAAACATG GCCTGATCACAGCATTTGTCATGGACCCTGGACAGTCCTGGATGGCCATTGGGACCAGCAATGGAGTCCACATGGGCTGGGATCTCAGGTTCCAATTACCAATAACAACACACCATCATCCGGCAG GGAGCAGAGTTCGACGGATGATCCAGCACCCTGCTAAGCCCTCATGGATAATATCAGCAGTCCAGGGTAACAATGAAGTGTCCATGTGGGATATGGAGACTGGGGCACGACAGCTCACACTATGGGCTAGTGCCGCCCCAGCTCTTTCAGAAACACAG GCATCTTCTCATTCTGTCTACGCTATTGCAACTGTTCCTTCGAAAGATCTACACCCGTGTCTTCTGACCACCGGCTCTGACCAGAGGATTAGATACTGGAATCTGGGTGTCCCTGAATTGAGTGGGGTCATTATGGGGTCGGTCAACGATAGCCCAGCACAACCACAGGCTCAGTACAT CAAACGGATCATCGACGGCACAGAAGTCATCATAGAAACACCGAGCTCTACGAAGGTGCCCTCTGGTTCAGGAGGCAGTACCCCAGGAGGTGAAATGTCCCAGCGCTACATGGACCAGATTCCAGCTGGACATCAGGACATTGTGACAGATATCGCAATCTTCAAGTCTGTCGCTAACGCTGAAGCCGTTGTGACCTCATCGAGGGATGGAGTCCTGAAAATATGGAAGTGA